Proteins from one Candidatus Margulisiibacteriota bacterium genomic window:
- a CDS encoding DUF1565 domain-containing protein, with the protein MSFLTLLLVCATSASATTYYVNVNTGDNSRSSAEAQNPSTPWKNVSYAVASVESGSLVMVAAGHYSTFEGERAYYSLPGGISVSGESTSTVTIEGTIGKGIVFLSLDTGSSLANCHVTTGTYLISSWPDDTPGGSLLYIWGQNVLVRDVLVTNLSGRGAAIDFRDGSSGTVSGCLITGMYGIWINTINTVTAELNSVVWCYSGLRAVGGTVRASGNIISCRPMLTDIYGTGIVGTATFALDHNCVWGNNTNYSGVTPGLTDISVLPRFLNGSSSTGDFRLFADSPCLGTGPGGKNIGFYQGSGVGTSNFRETAYVSGTGSDIPRPGAGSESSPWRSITQAANYAETAIYAGAGLYTAAAGETFPLGAYPYLRSLRGVSPDLATIEGDASSILRFVYPLTLEGFTLINSSVTPDGSILLVNSPNVRGDAIGNRLFWSGAYPAFSCGVYVKNSEGLVRNNEIRNVHYGVSVYKNSHAETATVEGNTIVKCRVGVAALNDTVYAKNNIICSSPEGIALPNSVGIYSSGETICSYNNVYLNAANYQNEFGGSGAAPGTGSLSLEALFNDVARDDYRLKPGSPCLGAGEGGANIGAYSVVTTTTTTTTSLAPTTTTTTSTAAPTSTTTTSTTTTTTTPIPADKSFSAIRFGVSPASTGGAARINLDFASRVNADVTALIEDLSSTPPTPIKVVRFNIREGQNILDLATERSWGGKPVRITIIGPSGDKYVTKGIVPAY; encoded by the coding sequence TTGTCCTTTCTGACGCTCTTGCTCGTTTGTGCTACGTCCGCCTCTGCCACGACTTACTACGTTAATGTGAATACGGGGGACAATTCCCGCTCCTCCGCCGAGGCGCAAAATCCGTCCACCCCCTGGAAGAACGTTTCTTACGCCGTTGCCTCCGTCGAGTCCGGCTCGCTGGTCATGGTCGCCGCCGGACATTATTCCACTTTCGAGGGCGAGCGCGCCTACTATAGTCTTCCCGGCGGGATCTCGGTCAGCGGCGAATCGACTTCCACCGTCACGATCGAAGGGACGATCGGCAAGGGGATCGTTTTTCTCTCTCTCGACACCGGCTCTTCGCTCGCCAACTGCCATGTCACTACCGGCACTTACCTCATTTCCTCCTGGCCAGACGACACTCCCGGCGGCTCCCTGCTCTACATTTGGGGGCAAAACGTGCTGGTCAGAGATGTTCTAGTCACCAACCTGAGCGGCCGCGGCGCCGCGATCGATTTTCGCGACGGTTCCTCCGGCACCGTTTCCGGCTGCTTGATCACCGGCATGTACGGGATCTGGATCAACACTATAAATACCGTGACGGCTGAGTTGAATTCGGTCGTCTGGTGTTACTCTGGGCTTCGGGCGGTCGGCGGGACCGTTCGCGCCAGCGGCAACATCATCAGCTGCCGCCCGATGTTGACCGACATATACGGGACCGGGATAGTCGGGACCGCCACGTTCGCGCTCGATCATAATTGCGTTTGGGGGAATAATACCAATTACAGCGGCGTCACTCCCGGCCTGACCGATATCAGCGTGCTTCCCCGCTTCCTGAACGGCTCGAGCAGCACCGGCGATTTTCGGCTCTTCGCCGATTCTCCCTGCCTCGGCACCGGGCCGGGCGGCAAGAATATCGGCTTTTATCAGGGGAGCGGCGTCGGCACTTCGAATTTCCGGGAGACTGCTTACGTCTCCGGAACCGGGAGCGATATTCCGCGTCCCGGGGCCGGGAGCGAATCGAGCCCCTGGCGTTCGATCACCCAGGCGGCCAATTACGCGGAGACCGCCATTTACGCCGGTGCCGGGCTTTATACCGCCGCCGCCGGGGAAACTTTTCCGCTTGGCGCCTACCCTTACCTGCGCAGCCTGCGCGGCGTTTCGCCGGACCTGGCAACGATCGAAGGCGATGCTTCTTCCATTCTCAGGTTTGTTTACCCGCTAACCCTGGAGGGATTCACCCTGATCAACAGCTCCGTTACCCCCGACGGTTCAATTCTCCTGGTCAATAGCCCGAACGTCCGCGGCGACGCGATCGGCAACCGGTTGTTCTGGTCCGGCGCCTACCCGGCTTTTTCCTGCGGCGTCTACGTCAAAAACTCCGAAGGCCTGGTCCGCAACAACGAGATCCGCAACGTTCACTACGGCGTGTCTGTTTATAAGAATAGTCACGCGGAGACCGCTACCGTCGAGGGGAACACCATTGTCAAATGCCGCGTCGGCGTGGCCGCCCTCAATGACACGGTGTATGCCAAGAACAACATCATCTGCAGCAGTCCGGAAGGGATAGCGCTCCCCAACAGCGTTGGGATCTACAGCTCGGGGGAAACCATTTGTTCATACAATAATGTTTACCTCAACGCGGCAAATTACCAAAATGAGTTCGGCGGCAGCGGCGCCGCCCCCGGCACCGGCTCGCTCTCGCTGGAAGCCCTTTTTAACGACGTTGCCCGCGACGATTACCGCCTGAAGCCCGGCTCGCCCTGCCTCGGCGCCGGGGAAGGCGGCGCGAATATCGGCGCGTACTCCGTCGTGACGACTACGACGACCACGACCACGTCTCTTGCGCCGACCACCACGACCACCACCTCGACCGCCGCGCCGACCTCGACGACGACCACGTCGACCACAACAACCACGACCACGCCGATCCCGGCCGACAAGAGCTTCTCGGCGATCCGCTTCGGCGTTAGTCCGGCCTCAACCGGGGGCGCCGCCCGCATCAATCTTGATTTCGCTTCTCGGGTCAACGCCGACGTCACCGCGCTGATCGAGGACCTTAGCTCCACGCCGCCGACGCCGATCAAGGTCGTCCGCTTCAATATCCGCGAGGGACAAAACATTCTCGACCTGGCGACCGAGCGCTCGTGGGGCGGCAAGCCGGTCCGGATCACGATCATCGGGCCAAGCGGCGATAAATACGTTACCAAGGGGATCGTACCGGCATATTGA
- a CDS encoding S-layer homology domain-containing protein yields MRALALLLFLFAALVSASQGAYFSHSTGARPLGMGNAYYGLADDASALFTNPAGLADLRSFALISTYTQPDPDIMFTSLGGAAPFLGGVVGAGYRGQTISGLQISSEIVSLTNQELLVSYSRRLSEAVFLAADYRSLAKYPSKDYPGSDGASGSGGALDLSLKYLYLPYLSFGLAWQEIGGRFNYKNGVTETFPANIVVGSAWRLRPELLLDVDVSKEDGKAFLLHSGVEWSPVSAFSLRLGADQSATASEVFVNLTGGLGVRFAGFSLDYAFYRQGDISQAVSHYFSVGYLAPIRPRPVSAEAAGIPSPEPVAPVKIERVRFPDVPYGYYAKEPIELLATAGVIWGYPDKMFRPNRKVSRSEFAAILSAAKHIEAPAVDNPNKLVTRAEAAAQLDFTDPVSRPNQPITRAEIVMMIYNTPLGQSAIKRLPPLTD; encoded by the coding sequence ATGAGAGCGCTCGCGCTTTTACTATTTTTATTCGCCGCGCTCGTTTCTGCCAGCCAGGGCGCCTATTTTTCCCACAGCACCGGCGCCCGTCCCCTGGGGATGGGCAACGCTTATTACGGCCTGGCCGATGACGCCTCCGCCCTTTTTACCAATCCCGCCGGATTGGCGGACCTGCGCAGCTTTGCCCTGATCAGCACTTACACCCAACCGGACCCGGACATTATGTTCACTTCCTTGGGCGGCGCGGCGCCCTTCCTCGGCGGCGTTGTCGGCGCCGGCTACCGCGGGCAAACGATTTCCGGGCTCCAGATCTCGTCCGAGATCGTCAGCTTAACCAACCAGGAACTGCTCGTTAGTTACTCCCGGCGGCTGAGCGAAGCGGTTTTCCTGGCCGCCGATTATCGTTCGCTCGCCAAGTATCCGTCGAAGGATTATCCCGGCTCCGACGGCGCCTCCGGCAGCGGCGGCGCGCTCGATCTTTCCTTAAAGTATCTTTACCTCCCTTATCTGTCCTTTGGCCTCGCCTGGCAGGAGATCGGCGGCCGGTTTAATTATAAGAACGGCGTTACCGAAACTTTTCCGGCCAATATCGTTGTCGGGTCTGCCTGGCGGCTCCGCCCGGAGCTGCTCCTCGACGTTGACGTCAGCAAAGAAGACGGCAAGGCGTTCTTGCTTCATTCCGGCGTTGAGTGGTCGCCGGTGAGCGCGTTCTCCCTGCGGCTGGGCGCCGATCAATCCGCGACCGCCAGCGAGGTTTTTGTCAATTTGACCGGCGGTCTGGGGGTAAGGTTCGCCGGTTTTTCCCTGGATTACGCGTTCTACCGCCAGGGCGATATTTCTCAAGCGGTTTCCCATTATTTTTCCGTCGGCTATCTGGCGCCGATCCGGCCGCGCCCCGTCTCCGCCGAAGCGGCCGGCATTCCTTCGCCGGAGCCGGTGGCCCCGGTCAAGATCGAGCGCGTTCGTTTCCCCGACGTTCCTTACGGGTATTACGCGAAAGAACCGATCGAACTTTTAGCGACGGCCGGAGTTATTTGGGGATATCCCGATAAAATGTTCCGGCCGAACCGGAAGGTTTCCCGCTCCGAGTTTGCGGCGATCCTGTCCGCCGCCAAGCACATTGAAGCGCCGGCCGTCGATAATCCCAACAAATTGGTCACTCGCGCGGAAGCCGCGGCCCAACTTGATTTCACCGACCCCGTCTCCCGCCCCAATCAACCCATCACCCGGGCGGAGATCGTGATGATGATCTATAATACTCCGCTCGGCCAGTCCGCCATTAAGCGCTTGCCGCCCCTTACCGACTGA
- a CDS encoding DegT/DnrJ/EryC1/StrS family aminotransferase produces the protein MGVPFFDISRQNNSQKAELDGAISAVIASGRYILGENVAALEKEVAAYVGVKYAVGVASGTDALHLALRAAGIKPGDEVITTPFTFVATAEAIAYCGATPVFVDIEPNTFNLDVASLESRVSSRTKAILPVHLYGQACQMDRVMAIAKKHNLAVIEDCAQAMGATFNGQQVGSFGAAGCFSFFPTKNVGCFGDGGMVTTNDQAIFEELKVLRGHGSRKTYHYDIIGYNSRLDELQATILRVKLRNIEALIKARRHNASLYRQQFLGLADLRLPFELPEGRHTFNQFTVRATGRDALFEHLKTKGVPAMVYYPLSLHQQKAFATLGHKAGDFPASELAQTEVLSLPIFPELSGAEIETVAQAVKEFFKR, from the coding sequence ATGGGAGTCCCTTTTTTCGATATTTCCCGGCAAAACAATTCGCAAAAAGCCGAACTTGACGGCGCCATCTCGGCCGTTATCGCTTCCGGCCGCTATATCCTGGGGGAAAACGTCGCCGCCCTGGAAAAAGAGGTCGCCGCCTATGTTGGCGTTAAATACGCGGTTGGGGTCGCCTCCGGCACGGATGCCCTGCACCTTGCCCTCCGCGCTGCCGGCATTAAGCCCGGCGATGAAGTTATTACCACCCCTTTCACTTTTGTCGCTACGGCCGAAGCGATCGCCTATTGCGGCGCTACTCCTGTTTTCGTTGATATAGAGCCAAATACCTTTAATCTTGATGTCGCGAGCCTCGAGTCGCGAGTCTCGAGTCGCACCAAAGCGATCCTCCCCGTCCACCTTTATGGACAGGCTTGCCAGATGGATCGGGTCATGGCGATCGCTAAAAAGCATAATTTGGCGGTTATCGAGGACTGCGCCCAGGCAATGGGGGCGACCTTTAACGGGCAACAAGTCGGCTCTTTTGGCGCGGCCGGCTGCTTTTCCTTCTTCCCGACCAAGAATGTCGGTTGTTTTGGCGACGGCGGCATGGTCACGACCAACGATCAGGCGATCTTCGAGGAATTAAAGGTTTTGCGCGGCCATGGGAGCCGTAAGACTTACCATTATGACATTATTGGTTATAATAGCCGCCTCGATGAACTGCAGGCCACTATTTTGCGCGTTAAATTAAGAAATATTGAGGCCCTGATCAAGGCGCGCCGCCACAACGCCAGCTTATACCGCCAGCAATTTCTCGGGTTGGCCGACCTCCGGCTGCCTTTTGAGCTGCCGGAAGGCCGGCATACGTTCAACCAGTTCACTGTCCGCGCGACTGGTCGCGACGCTTTATTTGAACACCTCAAGACCAAAGGGGTTCCGGCTATGGTTTACTACCCCCTTTCCCTGCACCAGCAAAAAGCGTTCGCTACGCTTGGTCATAAGGCAGGCGATTTCCCGGCCAGCGAGCTTGCCCAGACCGAGGTCCTCTCCCTCCCGATCTTCCCCGAGCTCTCCGGGGCCGAGATCGAGACTGTTGCCCAGGCAGTCAAAGAATTCTTTAAAAGATGA
- a CDS encoding Gfo/Idh/MocA family oxidoreductase: MRRGGGLKIGIIGVGSMGKNHARVAADLPGVRLVGVADANPSLAEESGKHLDVPWFSDYLQLLPEVEAAVVVTPTSTHFEVAQTCLAAGKHLLVEKPLTGASSLARTLASQAAEKQLVLAVGMVERFNPAFQKLLKEIKGEKIIGIDIKRLSAFPERITDTDVVFDMMIHDLDLALQIFPEEIIDIKAKGEKIRTKRFDRLVTTFTHKTGTITRIEASRVFGSKSRKITVTTDRALYEADLLEKKVYIRDFSSPTPSTVPVKSVDQLTEEQKDFITAIKSVRPPLVSGGDFIRVLELTEEVIKHAS, encoded by the coding sequence ATGAGGCGCGGCGGCGGGCTGAAAATCGGCATCATCGGCGTCGGCTCCATGGGGAAAAACCACGCCCGGGTCGCCGCCGATCTCCCCGGCGTTCGCTTGGTTGGGGTCGCCGATGCCAATCCTTCCCTGGCCGAAGAATCCGGCAAGCATCTTGACGTCCCCTGGTTTTCCGATTACCTGCAGCTTCTCCCGGAAGTTGAGGCGGCGGTCGTGGTCACCCCGACCAGCACTCATTTTGAGGTTGCCCAAACCTGCCTGGCGGCCGGCAAACATCTGCTGGTGGAAAAACCGCTGACCGGCGCCTCCAGCCTTGCCCGGACCCTGGCTTCCCAGGCCGCGGAAAAACAGTTGGTCCTGGCCGTTGGCATGGTCGAGCGTTTTAACCCCGCCTTCCAAAAGTTGTTGAAAGAGATCAAGGGGGAAAAGATCATCGGCATTGACATTAAGCGGCTAAGCGCCTTTCCGGAAAGGATCACTGACACCGATGTGGTTTTTGATATGATGATCCATGATCTCGACCTTGCCTTGCAGATCTTCCCCGAGGAGATCATCGATATCAAGGCCAAGGGGGAAAAGATCCGGACCAAGCGGTTTGACCGGCTGGTCACCACTTTTACGCACAAGACCGGGACCATTACCAGGATCGAGGCCTCTCGTGTTTTTGGCTCTAAATCAAGGAAAATAACGGTTACGACCGATCGCGCGCTTTACGAAGCCGACCTGTTGGAAAAGAAAGTTTATATCCGCGATTTTTCCTCCCCAACACCCAGCACCGTTCCGGTAAAGTCCGTTGACCAGCTGACCGAGGAACAAAAAGATTTTATTACAGCGATCAAGTCCGTCCGCCCGCCCCTGGTTTCCGGCGGCGATTTTATTCGCGTCCTGGAGCTGACGGAGGAGGTCATCAAACATGCTTCTTAA
- the rseP gene encoding RIP metalloprotease RseP, with translation MAFLVVFTFIALVHELGHFIWAKRAGIRVIEFGFGFGPRLFAREKGGTVFSLNLIPILAFVRIAGEGEDKEDLDTPPAERYQAKNVGQKFMAIFAGPAMNLAAAFVILSLLFLCAGVPAGVSTEVGSVTKNSPAELAGLRPGDRLVSINGREYREMEKAIDFIHQSKGGALALVVQRGGKNLTLSAAPKYNPKLKLSLLGFSPKPIYERVNPFLAIYHGLTQTGGMIVMTLAIVWQLLLGAVSIRDLAGPIGIAQITGRYAESGVVSLTYFTAFISVNVGVLNLLPIPALDGGRLIFILLEWLRRKPVDQKLEMNINQWGFIALLALMALVSFNDILRLFSRP, from the coding sequence GTGGCTTTTTTGGTTGTCTTCACTTTCATTGCCCTGGTCCATGAGCTTGGGCATTTTATCTGGGCCAAACGGGCTGGGATCCGGGTCATTGAATTTGGCTTTGGTTTTGGCCCGCGGCTTTTTGCCAGGGAAAAAGGCGGCACCGTTTTTTCCCTGAACCTGATCCCCATCCTGGCCTTTGTCCGGATCGCCGGCGAAGGGGAAGACAAGGAAGACCTTGACACCCCCCCGGCCGAAAGGTACCAGGCCAAAAACGTCGGCCAAAAATTTATGGCGATCTTTGCCGGCCCGGCCATGAACCTGGCGGCCGCTTTCGTTATCCTGTCACTGCTCTTTCTTTGTGCCGGCGTTCCGGCCGGCGTTTCTACCGAAGTCGGCTCTGTGACCAAAAATTCGCCCGCGGAACTTGCCGGCCTGCGGCCCGGCGATCGCCTCGTTTCGATCAACGGCCGGGAGTATCGAGAGATGGAAAAGGCGATCGACTTTATCCACCAAAGCAAGGGGGGCGCTCTGGCCCTTGTTGTCCAAAGGGGGGGCAAGAACCTTACCCTTTCTGCCGCGCCAAAATACAACCCTAAACTCAAACTCTCCCTGCTCGGGTTTTCGCCCAAGCCGATCTATGAGCGGGTCAATCCGTTCCTGGCGATCTACCATGGGCTTACTCAAACCGGCGGGATGATCGTGATGACCCTGGCAATTGTTTGGCAACTGCTCCTGGGGGCGGTGTCGATCCGTGACCTTGCCGGCCCGATCGGCATTGCCCAGATCACCGGCCGCTATGCCGAGTCCGGGGTAGTTTCCCTGACCTACTTTACCGCTTTCATCAGCGTCAACGTTGGGGTCCTCAACCTGCTCCCGATCCCGGCTCTGGATGGCGGCCGGCTTATCTTTATCCTGCTGGAGTGGTTGCGCAGAAAGCCGGTCGATCAGAAGCTGGAAATGAATATCAACCAGTGGGGCTTCATTGCGTTGCTGGCGTTAATGGCGTTGGTCTCTTTCAACGACATCCTGCGGCTCTTTTCCCGGCCGTAG
- the folD gene encoding bifunctional methylenetetrahydrofolate dehydrogenase/methenyltetrahydrofolate cyclohydrolase FolD codes for MGIIIDGKALAKKIREGVAVQIAERVARGEKRPRLVVILVGEDPASQTYVRNKERACQEVAMESEVKRLPAETSQEEIIKIIRQLNNDPKVDGLLVQLPLPKGLNEIEILGEIDPAKDADGIHPLNMGKLLRGEEAKLLPCTPRGVMEMLLSTGVEIKGKEAVVVGRSNIVGKPIAIMLLAKHATVTICHSRTKALGGVVGRGDILIAAVGVPELIKGAMVKKGAVVIDVGMNRVGEKWVGDVEFEKAKERASYISPVPGGVGPMTIAMLLQNTLKAAEGKKG; via the coding sequence ATGGGGATAATTATTGATGGAAAAGCACTGGCAAAAAAGATCAGAGAAGGGGTGGCCGTCCAAATAGCGGAGCGGGTCGCGCGGGGAGAGAAGCGGCCGCGGCTGGTAGTGATCCTGGTGGGGGAAGATCCGGCATCACAAACCTATGTCAGAAATAAGGAAAGGGCCTGTCAGGAAGTGGCGATGGAATCGGAAGTAAAAAGGCTGCCGGCGGAGACCAGCCAAGAGGAGATAATCAAGATCATCAGGCAGCTAAACAATGACCCAAAAGTAGATGGGTTGTTAGTCCAACTCCCGCTGCCAAAAGGGCTCAACGAGATCGAGATCCTGGGAGAGATCGACCCGGCAAAAGATGCCGATGGGATCCACCCGCTGAACATGGGAAAGTTGCTGCGCGGCGAAGAAGCCAAGCTTCTCCCTTGCACCCCCCGGGGAGTAATGGAAATGCTGTTATCCACAGGGGTGGAAATTAAGGGGAAAGAGGCGGTCGTGGTTGGCCGGAGCAACATCGTAGGGAAGCCGATCGCGATCATGTTACTGGCCAAGCACGCAACCGTTACTATCTGCCACTCCCGGACCAAGGCCCTTGGCGGGGTAGTTGGCAGGGGAGATATTTTGATCGCTGCCGTTGGCGTTCCCGAACTCATTAAGGGGGCGATGGTTAAAAAAGGCGCGGTTGTCATTGACGTTGGAATGAACCGGGTAGGGGAGAAGTGGGTAGGGGATGTCGAGTTTGAAAAAGCCAAGGAAAGGGCAAGCTACATTTCTCCGGTTCCGGGAGGGGTTGGCCCAATGACCATTGCCATGCTTTTACAGAACACGCTTAAGGCGGCCGAGGGGAAGAAAGGCTAA
- the mnmE gene encoding tRNA uridine-5-carboxymethylaminomethyl(34) synthesis GTPase MnmE: MKHSLDDTIAAIATPLGQAGLGVIRISGKRALPILRKITSFKGKIPSHKLRLAWIKQDGVKFDQAMTAYMKAPQSYTGEDVVEISCHGSPVVLKKALSAIIASGARLAEPGEFTKRAFLGGKIDLTQAEAVIDLIQSGAEAAIINANKQMAGTVGDEVRGVRRALLGALGETEAAIDFPDDIMFKKKEIKRQIEKQIKRIGAALAGAEEGRMIREGARVVIAGRPNVGKSSLLNALIMSERAIVSKEPGTTRDTIEEMISLGGMPVVLIDTAGLRGGRGEAELAGVRRAENELKNADLALVVFDLTRGLGSREKALIAGLKKRRFLLVGNKADLPRKEQVNSIYPHHTTSAKNGKGVGRLKEAIKRKLLTRSLVRQGPISLINERHRECLTKARESLIRGLAALNREDCGELVAEDLKKAIIALGEIGGEDVSAEVIGGIFSRFCVGK, from the coding sequence GTGAAACATTCCCTTGATGATACCATTGCCGCGATCGCTACGCCGCTAGGGCAGGCCGGGCTCGGAGTTATAAGGATATCCGGTAAGCGAGCACTGCCAATTCTTCGCAAGATCACCTCATTTAAAGGGAAAATCCCTTCACACAAGCTTAGGTTGGCCTGGATAAAGCAGGACGGCGTCAAGTTTGACCAGGCAATGACGGCTTATATGAAGGCGCCGCAGAGCTATACGGGCGAAGATGTCGTGGAAATAAGCTGTCACGGTTCGCCGGTGGTACTAAAGAAGGCCTTGTCGGCGATCATTGCTAGCGGAGCAAGGCTGGCTGAGCCCGGCGAGTTTACCAAGAGGGCTTTCTTGGGGGGGAAGATCGACCTTACGCAGGCGGAGGCGGTGATCGACCTGATCCAGTCGGGGGCGGAGGCGGCGATAATTAATGCCAACAAACAAATGGCAGGGACGGTGGGGGACGAGGTGCGGGGGGTAAGGCGGGCTTTGCTTGGTGCGTTGGGGGAGACCGAGGCGGCAATTGACTTCCCGGACGACATCATGTTTAAAAAGAAGGAGATAAAGCGGCAGATCGAAAAACAGATCAAAAGAATCGGCGCCGCCCTGGCCGGGGCCGAAGAAGGGCGGATGATCAGAGAGGGAGCCAGGGTGGTGATCGCGGGGAGGCCGAACGTAGGCAAATCAAGCCTGCTGAACGCGTTGATAATGAGCGAGAGGGCCATTGTAAGCAAGGAGCCCGGCACGACCAGGGACACCATAGAAGAGATGATCAGCCTGGGGGGAATGCCGGTTGTTTTAATTGACACGGCGGGGTTGCGGGGCGGCCGGGGAGAGGCCGAATTGGCCGGGGTCCGGAGAGCGGAAAACGAGCTAAAAAATGCCGACCTGGCCTTGGTGGTTTTCGACCTTACCAGGGGGCTCGGGTCCAGAGAAAAGGCGCTGATCGCCGGGCTTAAAAAGAGGCGGTTTTTGCTGGTAGGGAATAAGGCGGACCTCCCGAGAAAGGAACAAGTGAACAGTATTTATCCACACCATACAACATCGGCCAAAAACGGAAAAGGGGTAGGCCGGCTAAAAGAGGCGATCAAAAGAAAGTTGTTAACAAGGTCATTGGTCAGGCAGGGGCCAATTTCACTGATCAACGAAAGGCACCGGGAGTGCTTGACAAAGGCCAGGGAATCGCTTATAAGAGGGCTGGCGGCCCTTAATAGAGAGGATTGCGGCGAACTGGTGGCCGAAGACTTGAAAAAGGCAATTATCGCGCTGGGAGAGATTGGCGGAGAAGATGTTTCGGCAGAAGTGATCGGCGGGATCTTTTCACGATTCTGTGTGGGTAAGTAG
- the jag gene encoding RNA-binding cell elongation regulator Jag/EloR, whose translation MKTIKMKGKTANEAIEAAAAVLGCEKDKLKIKVINEGKPAMMGIIGGEEAEIEATLLAGGGEEAREILQNILDKMGMLAVAEIVSSSAEEVSMAVKGEDMGRIIGKEGAMLKALETVVGAMTGKAVGERIRVRIDAGGYREKRVKVLERLAADIAEEVASTGQEKVLPYMEPADRRAIHLYLASNERVTSYSKGEGKDRRMVIAPKQ comes from the coding sequence ATGAAAACGATCAAAATGAAGGGGAAAACGGCCAACGAAGCAATTGAAGCGGCGGCCGCCGTGCTTGGCTGTGAAAAGGACAAATTGAAAATTAAAGTAATTAATGAAGGAAAACCGGCGATGATGGGGATAATCGGCGGGGAAGAGGCGGAAATCGAGGCGACGCTGCTGGCTGGCGGGGGAGAAGAGGCAAGAGAAATTTTGCAGAACATACTAGATAAAATGGGGATGTTGGCGGTTGCGGAGATCGTTTCGTCAAGTGCCGAGGAGGTCTCCATGGCGGTCAAAGGCGAGGATATGGGCAGAATTATCGGGAAAGAAGGGGCAATGCTCAAGGCGCTGGAGACAGTAGTTGGGGCCATGACTGGTAAGGCGGTTGGCGAACGCATCAGAGTAAGGATAGACGCCGGCGGCTATCGGGAGAAGCGGGTCAAGGTGCTGGAGCGGCTCGCGGCGGATATTGCCGAAGAGGTCGCCAGCACAGGGCAAGAAAAGGTGCTGCCATATATGGAACCGGCCGACAGAAGGGCGATCCACCTTTATTTGGCGAGCAACGAAAGGGTAACCAGCTATAGCAAGGGCGAGGGGAAGGACCGGCGAATGGTGATAGCCCCCAAGCAATAG
- a CDS encoding YidC/Oxa1 family membrane protein insertase, with translation MLEVLKFFYVIGGHNYGLAIIWLTIAVNIALYPLTLSSIQQMSAMQRLQPRINEIQKKYKDDPKELQKEMMAAYKTEGVNPLGGCLPVLLKIPFFLALFWALQSKEFVALAGQNASFIPGWINNITAHDPYFVLPILIGVTTWLSQKSMPQTTGQSQAMMAFMPLFITFISYNFAAGVQIYWIISNLMGWAQQTYIMTWRVRGRKVS, from the coding sequence ATGCTCGAGGTGCTCAAGTTCTTCTATGTAATAGGCGGGCACAACTACGGCCTAGCAATTATTTGGCTGACGATAGCGGTAAATATCGCGCTGTACCCGTTAACTTTGTCGTCGATCCAGCAAATGTCGGCCATGCAGCGGTTGCAGCCCAGGATCAATGAAATCCAAAAGAAGTATAAAGACGATCCAAAAGAGCTGCAGAAAGAGATGATGGCCGCCTATAAAACCGAGGGGGTTAACCCGCTGGGGGGCTGTTTGCCGGTATTATTGAAGATTCCCTTCTTTTTGGCCTTATTTTGGGCCCTGCAAAGCAAGGAGTTTGTCGCGCTTGCCGGCCAAAATGCGTCATTTATCCCGGGCTGGATCAATAATATCACCGCACATGACCCGTATTTCGTTTTGCCCATACTAATTGGGGTAACGACCTGGCTTTCCCAGAAATCCATGCCGCAAACGACCGGGCAAAGCCAGGCGATGATGGCATTTATGCCTTTATTTATCACTTTTATAAGCTATAATTTTGCCGCCGGGGTGCAAATATACTGGATCATCTCCAATTTAATGGGGTGGGCCCAGCAAACGTATATTATGACCTGGCGAGTAAGGGGGAGGAAAGTATCATGA
- the yidD gene encoding membrane protein insertion efficiency factor YidD: MARIVIYLLTLYQKYIAPYLGQRCRYYPTCSDYTKEAVGSHGALVGSLLGIKRLIKCNQFFPGGFDPVPAAVSRETKWNN; encoded by the coding sequence ATGGCAAGAATAGTGATATATTTGCTGACATTATACCAAAAATATATCGCTCCCTACCTGGGCCAGCGCTGCCGTTACTATCCAACCTGTTCTGATTACACAAAGGAGGCGGTAGGCAGCCACGGGGCACTGGTTGGTTCATTATTAGGCATAAAAAGGCTAATAAAATGCAACCAGTTTTTCCCGGGTGGATTCGACCCGGTCCCTGCGGCTGTTTCACGTGAAACAAAATGGAACAATTAA
- the rnpA gene encoding ribonuclease P protein component: MLPKDQRIVRGDEIKQTVRNKQFHFASPLLYFSGRYSKNDKRVVVICSGKVGNAVTRNRIKRQIVGAYGNIRHNIAKNIDMAIMPQKSAATNEYQGALEQGLKQAKLWQE, encoded by the coding sequence TTGCTCCCTAAGGACCAGCGGATCGTCAGGGGCGATGAGATCAAGCAGACGGTAAGGAACAAGCAGTTTCACTTTGCCTCTCCCCTACTCTATTTTTCTGGTAGATATAGTAAAAACGACAAACGGGTCGTGGTCATTTGTAGCGGTAAAGTCGGCAACGCGGTGACGAGGAACCGCATTAAGCGGCAGATCGTCGGAGCTTATGGCAATATTAGGCATAATATCGCCAAAAACATTGATATGGCCATCATGCCGCAAAAGAGCGCGGCGACAAATGAATATCAGGGCGCGCTGGAGCAGGGTTTGAAGCAGGCAAAATTATGGCAAGAATAG